A genomic region of Xanthomonas campestris pv. phormiicola contains the following coding sequences:
- a CDS encoding methyl-accepting chemotaxis protein, protein MTLPDAVSPRPIGGSRRPPRPLLFALAYALGLLAMALYALHLGRQLGPNGPALARLAPALAAAALLVAALSWAGTRRAAPSQRALQAVQALGEGRFEQRLDGTGDAADAALLRAVQTAQARLAARQAETEAELRHGRFVLQALDDLDTMVRIADDDGRVHFANRKLLQMLRAIEPDVQSFRPEFSAEQFVGGSIGDIYPDSQAAIDRMRALTGSKRVRAPFFGRQIDFVYSPITGADGVRLGTIAQWEEVTAQVDAEQALTAVIDAAAHGDFSRRLDTASMDGVLKSLAEGVNRISDSVESNLAALASALASLAEGDLTHRVDGDAQGVFARLREDTNRTVAKLTEIIVGIQGTVEAIRRAAMEIAAGNTDLSDRTEQQAASLEEAASSMEELTSAVRQNADNAQQANGLVHGTGEIARSGGKVMDEVVATMSAISTSSRRIGEIISVIDGIAFQTNILALNAAVEAARAGEQGRGFAVVASEVRSLAQRSADAAKEIKQLIDDSTHKVTLGSGLVNRAGATMHEIVGSVQRVTGLIGEISAASAEQSSGIEQVNRTVMQLDEVTQRNAALVEEATAAARSMEEQAGGLATAVAVFRIEANRAQPGSGNVTSLLRTAR, encoded by the coding sequence ATGACCTTGCCAGACGCCGTATCCCCTCGTCCGATTGGAGGCTCCCGCCGGCCCCCGCGCCCCTTGCTGTTCGCATTGGCCTATGCGCTGGGCCTGTTGGCGATGGCGCTGTACGCCTTGCACCTCGGCCGCCAGCTCGGGCCGAACGGGCCGGCGCTGGCGCGCCTGGCGCCAGCACTGGCCGCCGCGGCACTGCTGGTGGCGGCGCTGTCCTGGGCCGGTACGCGGCGCGCGGCGCCGTCGCAACGCGCGCTGCAGGCGGTGCAGGCGCTGGGCGAAGGCCGCTTCGAACAACGCCTCGATGGCACCGGCGACGCCGCCGACGCCGCGCTGCTGCGCGCGGTACAGACGGCGCAGGCGCGACTGGCCGCACGCCAGGCCGAGACCGAGGCCGAACTGCGCCACGGCCGCTTCGTCCTGCAGGCGCTGGACGACCTGGACACCATGGTCCGCATCGCCGACGACGACGGCCGCGTGCACTTCGCCAACCGCAAGCTGCTGCAGATGCTGCGCGCGATCGAGCCTGACGTGCAGAGCTTCCGCCCCGAATTCAGCGCCGAGCAGTTCGTCGGCGGCAGCATCGGCGACATCTATCCGGACAGCCAGGCGGCGATCGACCGCATGCGCGCGCTGACCGGTTCCAAGCGCGTGCGCGCGCCGTTCTTCGGCCGCCAGATCGACTTCGTCTACAGCCCGATCACCGGCGCCGACGGCGTGCGCCTGGGCACCATCGCGCAGTGGGAGGAGGTGACCGCGCAGGTCGATGCCGAGCAGGCGCTGACCGCGGTGATCGACGCCGCCGCGCATGGCGATTTCAGCCGCCGCCTCGATACCGCGTCGATGGACGGCGTGCTCAAGTCATTGGCCGAGGGCGTCAACCGCATTTCCGATTCGGTGGAGAGCAACCTGGCGGCGCTGGCCAGCGCGCTGGCCTCGCTGGCCGAAGGCGATCTCACCCATCGCGTCGACGGCGACGCGCAGGGCGTGTTCGCGCGGCTGCGCGAGGACACCAACCGCACCGTGGCCAAGCTGACCGAGATCATCGTCGGCATCCAGGGCACGGTCGAGGCGATCCGCCGCGCGGCGATGGAAATCGCCGCCGGCAACACCGACCTGTCCGATCGCACCGAGCAGCAGGCGGCCAGCCTGGAGGAAGCCGCAAGTTCGATGGAGGAACTGACCTCGGCGGTGAGGCAGAACGCCGACAACGCGCAGCAGGCCAATGGCCTGGTGCACGGCACCGGCGAGATCGCCCGGTCCGGCGGCAAGGTGATGGACGAGGTGGTCGCCACGATGAGCGCGATCAGCACCTCGTCGCGGCGCATCGGCGAGATCATCAGCGTCATCGACGGGATCGCGTTCCAGACCAACATCCTGGCGCTCAACGCCGCGGTCGAGGCCGCGCGCGCCGGCGAGCAGGGCCGCGGTTTCGCCGTGGTCGCCTCGGAAGTGCGCTCGCTGGCGCAGCGCTCGGCGGACGCGGCCAAGGAGATCAAGCAGCTGATCGATGACTCCACGCACAAGGTGACGCTGGGCTCGGGGCTGGTGAACCGCGCCGGCGCCACCATGCACGAGATCGTCGGCTCGGTGCAGCGCGTGACCGGGCTGATCGGCGAGATCAGCGCCGCCAGCGCCGAGCAGTCCAGCGGCATCGAGCAGGTCAACCGCACGGTGATGCAGCTGGACGAGGTGACCCAGCGCAACGCCGCACTGGTCGAAGAAGCCACCGCCGCGGCGCGCAGCATGGAAGAACAGGCCGGCGGCCTGGCCACTGCGGTGGCGGTGTTCCGGATCGAAGCCAATCGCGCGCAGCCGGGGAGCGGCAACGTCACCTCGCTGCTGCGCACTGCCCGCTAG